The following are encoded in a window of Pectinophora gossypiella chromosome 24, ilPecGoss1.1, whole genome shotgun sequence genomic DNA:
- the LOC126377826 gene encoding membrane-associated guanylate kinase, WW and PDZ domain-containing protein 2 isoform X5, with amino-acid sequence MIMLSCFDLRCNNSHNTGTSHWLDPRLARVRKHSLGECGEDELPYGWERVTDERYGSYYVDHINRRTQYENPVLQARRLRAEKMAAENGGNSQPNGATPTGELRGERFTLTLTKGTQGLGFTLIGAEGIPETEGYLQIRSIVPHSPAWVDGALRPGDVLVGVGPRGVRGLSHAQVAQIFQSITPGTEVVLHLVRGYPLTFDSEDPNTRVLSTLAVDAAPPAVPDNAAMQQLTRALRTRFNLDSPSHVDTQSRDEPDTSPVTPHSPTQRRLLSRSFDLDEIVPSAHNPAPRCSSADHLLSLHTDHPHRNNNGATSEPGRELVLTLRRGAAGFGFTIADSVHGQKVKKVLDRSRCAGLREGDLLLQIGETDVRHAPHQHVVQALKDCPAMHETTLRVWRRNNTVTRAPRSRSATRVQPTTSNNAQLGNRSKTPTAEQLRSPALHTQDSLRDRLNGMNSVEATYAVPEHKSRERESLIDRRRRSSTPGGRLTLPVVTPWAEPQNENQWQERETWIDNSNNVRNWAETQKWDDNTQKWDNNNQKWDNNSQKWEQNGQKWDQNGQKWDQNGQKWDQNGQKWDQNGQKWDQNGQKWDQNGQKWDESVNNGNGWDGRSGRWDSENWGEVPTPTVHVDMGAAYWRGNASVADSSDNGGSSGFPEDGMLHSPTTAAIGGLARQSPSTSRLRPHSPSNSGRLRSHSPSTNSATDRLLSNSPSTRLQSQSPSNNSSNGRIKGSPLRLHESSPSRHMHSPVSRRSPSCYETDSLAQPSSVYVANYPQVEAGGTTDPEADVLVRLARGSAGFGFRIVGGTEDGSRVAVGYVVPGGPADGLLRPGDLLTSVDGIPLAGATHARAVAYVCQAASRGHVTLGVRHNRADIQALGLPPMGAPHSHQHQPLLTGGAYNLVHPAPLYPAAPPAPAHHMYGVQYDNSAGWAPVPYDVTVTRNEGEGFGFVVISSTNKATSTIGQLIPNSPAARCGLLHVGDTILAINRMPIRNLPHPEVVALIKHSGTTVTLTVLPPDGRVD; translated from the exons ATGATCATGCTATCTTGCTTTGATTTGAGATGTAATAACAG CCACAACACTGGGACATCGCACTGGCTGGATCCACGTTTAGCGAGAGTCCGGAAGCACTCCCTCGGTGAATGTGGGGAAGACGAACTGCCCTACGGCTGGGAGCGAGTGACAGATGAACGCTACGGCTCGTACTATGTTGACCATATCAACAGACGGACTCAATATGAAAACCCAGTGTTACAGGCTAGAAGACTGCGAG cGGAGAAGATGGCGGCAGAGAACGGAGGAAACAGCCAGCCTAATGGTGCAACGCCGACGGGGGAATTAAGAGGGGAAAGGTTCACCCTCACACTCACTAAAGGGACTCAG GGTTTAGGATTCACGCTAATCGGTGCAGAAGGCATCCCCGAGACTGAAGGGTACCTACAAATCCGCAGCATTGTACCACATAGCCCTGCCTGGGTAGACG GTGCCCTCCGCCCGGGCGACGTGCTAGTGGGCGTGGGGCCGCGCGGCGTGCGCGGCCTGTCGCACGCGCAGGTGGCGCAGATATTCCAGTCCATCACGCCGGGGACTGAGGTCGTGCTGCATCTTGTACGGg gGTACCCGCTAACATTCGATTCGGAAGACCCAAACACGCGCGTTCTAAGCACACTGGCGGTGGACGCGGCGCCACCAGCAGTTCCTGACAATGCCGCTATGCAGCAGCTCACTAGAGCTTTGAGGACTAG ATTCAACCTCGACTCGCCCAGCCACGTGGACACCCAAAGCCGCGACGAGCCAGATACGTCACCTGTGACGCCACACAGTCCGACACAACGCAGGCTGCTGTCTCGCTCGTTTGACCTGGACGAGATAGTGCCCAGCGCACACAACCCCGCTCCTCGGTGCTCCTCCGCGGACCACCTGCTTTCACTGCACACCg ATCATCCGCATAGGAACAACAATGGCGCTACGAGTGAACCGGGGCGCGAGTTAGTGCTCACTTTAAGACGAGGCGCCGCCGGGTTCGGGTTCACCATCGCTGACAGTGTCCACGGGCAGAAAGTTAAAAAG GTACTGGATCGCAGCCGCTGCGCTGGTTTACGTGAAGGGGATCTACTGCTACAAATAGGAGAGACTGACGTACGACACGCCCCACATCAACATGTCGTGCAG GCGTTAAAGGACTGTCCAGCGATGCATGAGACGACGTTACGTGTGTGGCGGAGGAACAATACCGTCACGAGAGCCCCGCGGAGTAGATCTGCTACTCGAGTACAACCCACCA CATCGAACAACGCTCAACTAGGTAATAGAAGCAAGACACCTACGGCCGAGCAGCTGCGATCCCCTGCTCTACACACGCAAGACTCTTTGAGGGACAGACTCAATGGGATGAATTCCG TAGAAGCAACATACGCGGTCCCAGAGCATAAGTCTCGTGAACGCGAGAGTCTGATAGACCGCCGCCGACGAAGCAGCACGCCCGGCGGACGACTAACACTACCAGTAGTCACCCCCTGGGCGGAACCACAGAACGAAAACCAATGGCAAGAACGAGAAACGTGGATCGACAACTCAAACAATGTACGCAACTGGGCCGAGACGCAGAAATGGGACGATAACACCCAGAAATgggataataataatcaaaaatgGGATAATAATAGCCAAAAATGGGAGCAGAATGGGCAGAAATGGGATCAGAATGGGCAGAAATGGGATCAGAACGGCCAGAAATGGGATCAGAATGGGCAGAAGTGGGATCAGAATGGGCAGAAGTGGGATCAGAATGGGCAAAAATGGGATCAGAATGGGCAGAAGTGGGATGAGAGTGTGAACAATGGTAACGGGTGGGATGGCCGCAGTGGACGGTGGGACAGTGAGAATTGGGGGGAGGTGCCCACGCCCACGGTGCATGTGGATATGGGCGCCGCTTACTGGAGGGGCAACGCTAGTGTTGCCGATAGCAGCGATAATGGAGG ATCGTCAGGGTTCCCAGAAGATGGCATGCTGCACTCGCCTACGACAGCAGCCATCGGCGGGCTGGCCAGGCAGTCGCCTTCTACCAGTAGGCTAAGACCACACTCACCGTCTAACTCAG GTCGGCTAAGAAGTCATTCGCCGTCGACCAACAGTGCGACAGACCGGCTTCTATCGAACTCCCCATCTACGAGGCTGCAGAGTCAGTCGCCTTCTAACAACTCATCCAACGGACGAATAAAGGGATCACCGCTCAG GTTGCACGAGTCGTCCCCATCTCGTCACATGCACTCGCCCGTGTCGCGCCGGTCCCCGTCCTGCTACGAGACTGACTCGCTGGCTCAACCCAGCTCCGTCTATGTTGCTAACTACCCGCAG GTGGAAGCAGGCGGCACGACCGACCCGGAAGCGGATGTGCTGGTGCGGCTGGCTCGCGGCAGCGCGGGCTTCGGGTTCCGGATAGTGGGCGGCACCGAGGACGGCAGCCGCGTCGCTGTGGGATACGTCGTGCCTG gTGGTCCAGCTGACGGTCTATTGCGCCCCGGAGATCTTCTGACCTCTGTAGATGGTATCCCCCTAGCGGGTGCTACGCATGCGCGCGCCGTCGCTTACGTGTGCCAAGCCGCTTCCAGGGGACAT GTGACACTAGGAGTTCGACACAACCGTGCGGACATTCAAGCACTAGGTCTACCCCCTATGGGCGCGCCACATTCCCACCAGCATCAACCATTACTCAC CGGCGGCGCGTACAACCTCGTGCACCCCGCGCCGCTGTACccggccgcgccgcccgcgcccgcacACCACAT GTATGGCGTGCAATACGATAACTCGGCGGGGTGGGCGCCGGTCccgtatgacgtcacagttaCCAGGAACGAAGGGGAAGGATTCGGCTTCGTCGTCATATCCTCTACTAACAAGGCTACCAGTACTATTG GTCAACTGATCCCGAACTCGCCGGCAGCGCGTTGCGGCCTCCTGCACGTAGGAGACACAATCCTCGCCATCAACAGAATGCCAATACGCAACCTGCCACACCCAGAAGTAGTTGCTCTTATCAAACACAGCGGTACCACGGTCACACTGACAGTGCTACCGCCGGACGGACGCGTCGACTGA
- the LOC126377826 gene encoding membrane-associated guanylate kinase, WW and PDZ domain-containing protein 2 isoform X2 → MAQNSMDSDRLSSAGISTHSSGTAGTVGGSVVGVRVGDQGLKRDEDEYNLGPLPPMWEKAFTPSGEAYFIDHNTGTSHWLDPRLARVRKHSLGECGEDELPYGWERVTDERYGSYYVDHINRRTQYENPVLQARRLRAEKMAAENGGNSQPNGATPTGELRGERFTLTLTKGTQGLGFTLIGAEGIPETEGYLQIRSIVPHSPAWVDGALRPGDVLVGVGPRGVRGLSHAQVAQIFQSITPGTEVVLHLVRGYPLTFDSEDPNTRVLSTLAVDAAPPAVPDNAAMQQLTRALRTRFNLDSPSHVDTQSRDEPDTSPVTPHSPTQRRLLSRSFDLDEIVPSAHNPAPRCSSADHLLSLHTDHPHRNNNGATSEPGRELVLTLRRGAAGFGFTIADSVHGQKVKKVLDRSRCAGLREGDLLLQIGETDVRHAPHQHVVQALKDCPAMHETTLRVWRRNNTVTRAPRSRSATRVQPTTSNNAQLGNRSKTPTAEQLRSPALHTQDSLRDRLNGMNSEATYAVPEHKSRERESLIDRRRRSSTPGGRLTLPVVTPWAEPQNENQWQERETWIDNSNNVRNWAETQKWDDNTQKWDNNNQKWDNNSQKWEQNGQKWDQNGQKWDQNGQKWDQNGQKWDQNGQKWDQNGQKWDQNGQKWDESVNNGNGWDGRSGRWDSENWGEVPTPTVHVDMGAAYWRGNASVADSSDNGGSSGFPEDGMLHSPTTAAIGGLARQSPSTSRLRPHSPSNSGRLRSHSPSTNSATDRLLSNSPSTRLQSQSPSNNSSNGRIKGSPLRLHESSPSRHMHSPVSRRSPSCYETDSLAQPSSVYVANYPQVEAGGTTDPEADVLVRLARGSAGFGFRIVGGTEDGSRVAVGYVVPGGPADGLLRPGDLLTSVDGIPLAGATHARAVAYVCQAASRGHVTLGVRHNRADIQALGLPPMGAPHSHQHQPLLTGGAYNLVHPAPLYPAAPPAPAHHMYGVQYDNSAGWAPVPYDVTVTRNEGEGFGFVVISSTNKATSTIGQLIPNSPAARCGLLHVGDTILAINRMPIRNLPHPEVVALIKHSGTTVTLTVLPPDGRVD, encoded by the exons CCACAACACTGGGACATCGCACTGGCTGGATCCACGTTTAGCGAGAGTCCGGAAGCACTCCCTCGGTGAATGTGGGGAAGACGAACTGCCCTACGGCTGGGAGCGAGTGACAGATGAACGCTACGGCTCGTACTATGTTGACCATATCAACAGACGGACTCAATATGAAAACCCAGTGTTACAGGCTAGAAGACTGCGAG cGGAGAAGATGGCGGCAGAGAACGGAGGAAACAGCCAGCCTAATGGTGCAACGCCGACGGGGGAATTAAGAGGGGAAAGGTTCACCCTCACACTCACTAAAGGGACTCAG GGTTTAGGATTCACGCTAATCGGTGCAGAAGGCATCCCCGAGACTGAAGGGTACCTACAAATCCGCAGCATTGTACCACATAGCCCTGCCTGGGTAGACG GTGCCCTCCGCCCGGGCGACGTGCTAGTGGGCGTGGGGCCGCGCGGCGTGCGCGGCCTGTCGCACGCGCAGGTGGCGCAGATATTCCAGTCCATCACGCCGGGGACTGAGGTCGTGCTGCATCTTGTACGGg gGTACCCGCTAACATTCGATTCGGAAGACCCAAACACGCGCGTTCTAAGCACACTGGCGGTGGACGCGGCGCCACCAGCAGTTCCTGACAATGCCGCTATGCAGCAGCTCACTAGAGCTTTGAGGACTAG ATTCAACCTCGACTCGCCCAGCCACGTGGACACCCAAAGCCGCGACGAGCCAGATACGTCACCTGTGACGCCACACAGTCCGACACAACGCAGGCTGCTGTCTCGCTCGTTTGACCTGGACGAGATAGTGCCCAGCGCACACAACCCCGCTCCTCGGTGCTCCTCCGCGGACCACCTGCTTTCACTGCACACCg ATCATCCGCATAGGAACAACAATGGCGCTACGAGTGAACCGGGGCGCGAGTTAGTGCTCACTTTAAGACGAGGCGCCGCCGGGTTCGGGTTCACCATCGCTGACAGTGTCCACGGGCAGAAAGTTAAAAAG GTACTGGATCGCAGCCGCTGCGCTGGTTTACGTGAAGGGGATCTACTGCTACAAATAGGAGAGACTGACGTACGACACGCCCCACATCAACATGTCGTGCAG GCGTTAAAGGACTGTCCAGCGATGCATGAGACGACGTTACGTGTGTGGCGGAGGAACAATACCGTCACGAGAGCCCCGCGGAGTAGATCTGCTACTCGAGTACAACCCACCA CATCGAACAACGCTCAACTAGGTAATAGAAGCAAGACACCTACGGCCGAGCAGCTGCGATCCCCTGCTCTACACACGCAAGACTCTTTGAGGGACAGACTCAATGGGATGAATTCCG AAGCAACATACGCGGTCCCAGAGCATAAGTCTCGTGAACGCGAGAGTCTGATAGACCGCCGCCGACGAAGCAGCACGCCCGGCGGACGACTAACACTACCAGTAGTCACCCCCTGGGCGGAACCACAGAACGAAAACCAATGGCAAGAACGAGAAACGTGGATCGACAACTCAAACAATGTACGCAACTGGGCCGAGACGCAGAAATGGGACGATAACACCCAGAAATgggataataataatcaaaaatgGGATAATAATAGCCAAAAATGGGAGCAGAATGGGCAGAAATGGGATCAGAATGGGCAGAAATGGGATCAGAACGGCCAGAAATGGGATCAGAATGGGCAGAAGTGGGATCAGAATGGGCAGAAGTGGGATCAGAATGGGCAAAAATGGGATCAGAATGGGCAGAAGTGGGATGAGAGTGTGAACAATGGTAACGGGTGGGATGGCCGCAGTGGACGGTGGGACAGTGAGAATTGGGGGGAGGTGCCCACGCCCACGGTGCATGTGGATATGGGCGCCGCTTACTGGAGGGGCAACGCTAGTGTTGCCGATAGCAGCGATAATGGAGG ATCGTCAGGGTTCCCAGAAGATGGCATGCTGCACTCGCCTACGACAGCAGCCATCGGCGGGCTGGCCAGGCAGTCGCCTTCTACCAGTAGGCTAAGACCACACTCACCGTCTAACTCAG GTCGGCTAAGAAGTCATTCGCCGTCGACCAACAGTGCGACAGACCGGCTTCTATCGAACTCCCCATCTACGAGGCTGCAGAGTCAGTCGCCTTCTAACAACTCATCCAACGGACGAATAAAGGGATCACCGCTCAG GTTGCACGAGTCGTCCCCATCTCGTCACATGCACTCGCCCGTGTCGCGCCGGTCCCCGTCCTGCTACGAGACTGACTCGCTGGCTCAACCCAGCTCCGTCTATGTTGCTAACTACCCGCAG GTGGAAGCAGGCGGCACGACCGACCCGGAAGCGGATGTGCTGGTGCGGCTGGCTCGCGGCAGCGCGGGCTTCGGGTTCCGGATAGTGGGCGGCACCGAGGACGGCAGCCGCGTCGCTGTGGGATACGTCGTGCCTG gTGGTCCAGCTGACGGTCTATTGCGCCCCGGAGATCTTCTGACCTCTGTAGATGGTATCCCCCTAGCGGGTGCTACGCATGCGCGCGCCGTCGCTTACGTGTGCCAAGCCGCTTCCAGGGGACAT GTGACACTAGGAGTTCGACACAACCGTGCGGACATTCAAGCACTAGGTCTACCCCCTATGGGCGCGCCACATTCCCACCAGCATCAACCATTACTCAC CGGCGGCGCGTACAACCTCGTGCACCCCGCGCCGCTGTACccggccgcgccgcccgcgcccgcacACCACAT GTATGGCGTGCAATACGATAACTCGGCGGGGTGGGCGCCGGTCccgtatgacgtcacagttaCCAGGAACGAAGGGGAAGGATTCGGCTTCGTCGTCATATCCTCTACTAACAAGGCTACCAGTACTATTG GTCAACTGATCCCGAACTCGCCGGCAGCGCGTTGCGGCCTCCTGCACGTAGGAGACACAATCCTCGCCATCAACAGAATGCCAATACGCAACCTGCCACACCCAGAAGTAGTTGCTCTTATCAAACACAGCGGTACCACGGTCACACTGACAGTGCTACCGCCGGACGGACGCGTCGACTGA
- the LOC126377826 gene encoding membrane-associated guanylate kinase, WW and PDZ domain-containing protein 1 isoform X4 — protein sequence MAQNSMDSDRLSSAGISTHSSGTAGTVGGSVVGVRVGDQGLKRDEDEYNLGPLPPMWEKAFTPSGEAYFIDHNTGTSHWLDPRLARVRKHSLGECGEDELPYGWERVTDERYGSYYVDHINRRTQYENPVLQARRLRAEKMAAENGGNSQPNGATPTGELRGERFTLTLTKGTQGLGFTLIGAEGIPETEGYLQIRSIVPHSPAWVDGALRPGDVLVGVGPRGVRGLSHAQVAQIFQSITPGTEVVLHLVRGYPLTFDSEDPNTRVLSTLAVDAAPPAVPDNAAMQQLTRALRTRFNLDSPSHVDTQSRDEPDTSPVTPHSPTQRRLLSRSFDLDEIVPSAHNPAPRCSSADHLLSLHTDHPHRNNNGATSEPGRELVLTLRRGAAGFGFTIADSVHGQKVKKVLDRSRCAGLREGDLLLQIGETDVRHAPHQHVVQALKDCPAMHETTLRVWRRNNTVTRAPRSRSATRVQPTTSNNAQLGNRSKTPTAEQLRSPALHTQDSLRDRLNGMNSVEATYAVPEHKSRERESLIDRRRRSSTPGGRLTLPVVTPWAEPQNENQWQERETWIDNSNNVRNWAETQKWDDNTQKWDNNNQKWDNNSQKWEQNGQKWDQNGQKWDQNGQKWDQNGQKWDQNGQKWDQNGQKWDQNGQKWDESVNNGNGWDGRSGRWDSENWGEVPTPTVHVDMGAAYWRGNASVADSSDNGGSSGFPEDGMLHSPTTAAIGGLARQSPSTSRLRPHSPSNSGRLRSHSPSTNSATDRLLSNSPSTRLQSQSPSNNSSNGRIKGSPLRLHESSPSRHMHSPVSRRSPSCYETDSLAQPSSVYVANYPQVEAGGTTDPEADVLVRLARGSAGFGFRIVGGTEDGSRVAVGYVVPGGPADGLLRPGDLLTSVDGIPLAGATHARAVAYVCQAASRGHVTLGVRHNRADIQALGLPPMGAPHSHQHQPLLTYGVQYDNSAGWAPVPYDVTVTRNEGEGFGFVVISSTNKATSTIGQLIPNSPAARCGLLHVGDTILAINRMPIRNLPHPEVVALIKHSGTTVTLTVLPPDGRVD from the exons CCACAACACTGGGACATCGCACTGGCTGGATCCACGTTTAGCGAGAGTCCGGAAGCACTCCCTCGGTGAATGTGGGGAAGACGAACTGCCCTACGGCTGGGAGCGAGTGACAGATGAACGCTACGGCTCGTACTATGTTGACCATATCAACAGACGGACTCAATATGAAAACCCAGTGTTACAGGCTAGAAGACTGCGAG cGGAGAAGATGGCGGCAGAGAACGGAGGAAACAGCCAGCCTAATGGTGCAACGCCGACGGGGGAATTAAGAGGGGAAAGGTTCACCCTCACACTCACTAAAGGGACTCAG GGTTTAGGATTCACGCTAATCGGTGCAGAAGGCATCCCCGAGACTGAAGGGTACCTACAAATCCGCAGCATTGTACCACATAGCCCTGCCTGGGTAGACG GTGCCCTCCGCCCGGGCGACGTGCTAGTGGGCGTGGGGCCGCGCGGCGTGCGCGGCCTGTCGCACGCGCAGGTGGCGCAGATATTCCAGTCCATCACGCCGGGGACTGAGGTCGTGCTGCATCTTGTACGGg gGTACCCGCTAACATTCGATTCGGAAGACCCAAACACGCGCGTTCTAAGCACACTGGCGGTGGACGCGGCGCCACCAGCAGTTCCTGACAATGCCGCTATGCAGCAGCTCACTAGAGCTTTGAGGACTAG ATTCAACCTCGACTCGCCCAGCCACGTGGACACCCAAAGCCGCGACGAGCCAGATACGTCACCTGTGACGCCACACAGTCCGACACAACGCAGGCTGCTGTCTCGCTCGTTTGACCTGGACGAGATAGTGCCCAGCGCACACAACCCCGCTCCTCGGTGCTCCTCCGCGGACCACCTGCTTTCACTGCACACCg ATCATCCGCATAGGAACAACAATGGCGCTACGAGTGAACCGGGGCGCGAGTTAGTGCTCACTTTAAGACGAGGCGCCGCCGGGTTCGGGTTCACCATCGCTGACAGTGTCCACGGGCAGAAAGTTAAAAAG GTACTGGATCGCAGCCGCTGCGCTGGTTTACGTGAAGGGGATCTACTGCTACAAATAGGAGAGACTGACGTACGACACGCCCCACATCAACATGTCGTGCAG GCGTTAAAGGACTGTCCAGCGATGCATGAGACGACGTTACGTGTGTGGCGGAGGAACAATACCGTCACGAGAGCCCCGCGGAGTAGATCTGCTACTCGAGTACAACCCACCA CATCGAACAACGCTCAACTAGGTAATAGAAGCAAGACACCTACGGCCGAGCAGCTGCGATCCCCTGCTCTACACACGCAAGACTCTTTGAGGGACAGACTCAATGGGATGAATTCCG TAGAAGCAACATACGCGGTCCCAGAGCATAAGTCTCGTGAACGCGAGAGTCTGATAGACCGCCGCCGACGAAGCAGCACGCCCGGCGGACGACTAACACTACCAGTAGTCACCCCCTGGGCGGAACCACAGAACGAAAACCAATGGCAAGAACGAGAAACGTGGATCGACAACTCAAACAATGTACGCAACTGGGCCGAGACGCAGAAATGGGACGATAACACCCAGAAATgggataataataatcaaaaatgGGATAATAATAGCCAAAAATGGGAGCAGAATGGGCAGAAATGGGATCAGAATGGGCAGAAATGGGATCAGAACGGCCAGAAATGGGATCAGAATGGGCAGAAGTGGGATCAGAATGGGCAGAAGTGGGATCAGAATGGGCAAAAATGGGATCAGAATGGGCAGAAGTGGGATGAGAGTGTGAACAATGGTAACGGGTGGGATGGCCGCAGTGGACGGTGGGACAGTGAGAATTGGGGGGAGGTGCCCACGCCCACGGTGCATGTGGATATGGGCGCCGCTTACTGGAGGGGCAACGCTAGTGTTGCCGATAGCAGCGATAATGGAGG ATCGTCAGGGTTCCCAGAAGATGGCATGCTGCACTCGCCTACGACAGCAGCCATCGGCGGGCTGGCCAGGCAGTCGCCTTCTACCAGTAGGCTAAGACCACACTCACCGTCTAACTCAG GTCGGCTAAGAAGTCATTCGCCGTCGACCAACAGTGCGACAGACCGGCTTCTATCGAACTCCCCATCTACGAGGCTGCAGAGTCAGTCGCCTTCTAACAACTCATCCAACGGACGAATAAAGGGATCACCGCTCAG GTTGCACGAGTCGTCCCCATCTCGTCACATGCACTCGCCCGTGTCGCGCCGGTCCCCGTCCTGCTACGAGACTGACTCGCTGGCTCAACCCAGCTCCGTCTATGTTGCTAACTACCCGCAG GTGGAAGCAGGCGGCACGACCGACCCGGAAGCGGATGTGCTGGTGCGGCTGGCTCGCGGCAGCGCGGGCTTCGGGTTCCGGATAGTGGGCGGCACCGAGGACGGCAGCCGCGTCGCTGTGGGATACGTCGTGCCTG gTGGTCCAGCTGACGGTCTATTGCGCCCCGGAGATCTTCTGACCTCTGTAGATGGTATCCCCCTAGCGGGTGCTACGCATGCGCGCGCCGTCGCTTACGTGTGCCAAGCCGCTTCCAGGGGACAT GTGACACTAGGAGTTCGACACAACCGTGCGGACATTCAAGCACTAGGTCTACCCCCTATGGGCGCGCCACATTCCCACCAGCATCAACCATTACTCAC GTATGGCGTGCAATACGATAACTCGGCGGGGTGGGCGCCGGTCccgtatgacgtcacagttaCCAGGAACGAAGGGGAAGGATTCGGCTTCGTCGTCATATCCTCTACTAACAAGGCTACCAGTACTATTG GTCAACTGATCCCGAACTCGCCGGCAGCGCGTTGCGGCCTCCTGCACGTAGGAGACACAATCCTCGCCATCAACAGAATGCCAATACGCAACCTGCCACACCCAGAAGTAGTTGCTCTTATCAAACACAGCGGTACCACGGTCACACTGACAGTGCTACCGCCGGACGGACGCGTCGACTGA